Below is a genomic region from Helianthus annuus cultivar XRQ/B chromosome 2, HanXRQr2.0-SUNRISE, whole genome shotgun sequence.
TGGCGGTTGTTTTTTTTGGTGAACaatggaagttgaggataaacTAAATAAGATTTATCCTTAAGTTGAGGATAAACCccacttaaggattttgtccatcACATTGAGTGAAACTTTACCGAGATCAAAACTGAATTTCACGCCGTTTGGAATCTTTGGGGTTTGAATATTTTGGCGTTTATAAATTGAATGGTAttgtaaggacctgcaaaaatgtcATAAATTTCTCCGTAAGTAAAAACCCaaacccctaaaaccctaaattttatgaaaaatcaagaaaaacaagttTTATTAGTTAGTCGCAGGCCGCGAAAGATTTAAGCAAAGTCTACGCGGGGCACGACAGCTAAGTGAATCTCCGGATAAGCATTAGGGCCACGTGTCACACACGTGGCAGGTCTAGGGTTTGACACGGCatccctagccgtagctagggtggccctcgcgggccACGAGGGATTACCCTTcaagtttacgcgggccgcgaaggaCCTAATTTTCAGCTATAAATTCGACGTTGCATGGCCAGTTCAGTTTGCTCGAAATATTTCACTCAAACAGCTTCCTTTCTGCTTGAAAATTCAATTTTAGTGGTGAAACGCTGCTACGATAACGGGGTAATAACttgatcactgctacgatacaatgtccgatcgattaaaaccgatccgatggatgtttaagtgcagCCCGAATcttgggctatactttgtcattcgtcgtgagggttttgatctcgtgaaattatcgtaaatgttgtattaagttactaacttagtttcgtttgcattatttaactaggttaccagGCTTAATCAGTAGGCATACTCTGTCtgtctaaacttgcaatgtgagtcattctctttttaccaaattgttTCCAAAACCCTTTtgattttcaaagttataattacagggattaagtctttgtaatcttcaattactgccggtatgtgagGTTTTGTATACATTTCTTGacaaccgtcaccattggacaacaagttagccaatgggtgatatgaccatagtcacagatacggtcgagtgataaataccgatttggggtaattggttgatatataaacattgtaatcgctcttaatactgtagattataacaatgtgtctttttgtacaaattgaatgactcgccagtatttccccgctgataaaatatttttaaacatgtttcaggtgatttactgtgaacaaggaaaagtgtcgtgaagcactccAGCTTGAAtgaagtggctcagtaaataaataaacatgtttttgtaatcaggggatttcccagtgaaattcctttatcgtttaaaaacaaagtttggcgttttatatctaatggcgtttagaTGAGGATGATGTGTGCTTTGTAGTTTAAGGCGGGAATTTAATGGTGTTTTATTCATGAGTTTGGCGTTTTGCCTAGAGAAGTCTAAATAcatttttacccttaatgaagcgtgtccacgtaataaaatagatgttatttacgaaaacgccaccgccctaatctagtccatagattatTTTGAACTGACTATCCATGagcgttctcaccattctcacacatttcaccgttttccctaaatcctgaccctatatgtTTGGGGTTTGAATATTTTGGCGTTTATAAATTGAATAGTATttagtaaaatatggcgttttgggtttggtgtgttCAATGGAAGGTCTGAGACGTTGTTTATATAGAATGTTTTTGGCGTGtattttaggcgggattttattataatagaTGCTAGTAATGAAGTTTCCGTcatttcagttactgtttgttcagctttatcgtttaaaaacaaagtttggcaTTTTATATCTAATAGCGTTTAGATGAGGATGATTTGTACTTTGTAATTTAAGGCGGGAATTTAATGGTTTTATTCATGAGTTTGGTGTTTTGCCTAGAGAAGTCTAAATAcatttttacccttaatgaagtgcATCCACATAATAAAAtagatgttatttacgaaaacgccaccgcgctaatctagtccatagattattttgatctgacgatccatatgCGTTcttaccgttctcacacttttcaccgttttccctaaatcctggccctatatatttatatattttatagtaaTCCTAAAACTAAGTCCATCAAGAGTATCATAGATGTCATATAAGTCACGCATAGAGGTAAGATTAACCTCATTGTATGAATTCACCGTTGCACaaatcatcacaaggatgattcTGATGGCCATGAATGAAAAGGAAATATACAACTATCTAACATTTCatcaagtagccaagtaagatTAACCCGGGTGTATCGTCTCAACATGGAAGGAATGAACCAAGTGTTGGAGGTTCGATGAGGTTGTGTTACTTTTGGGCTAGTAAGCTACTTGGAATAGAAAGATAAAACATCAAGTGAGGTGTGGAACAAGTTAGGATAGCCATGGCTTCCAAGGTACACACTTTCATCAAACACAAGTCTTGCCATATGAACTACGGTAGACTTGGATGATTTCAATACTTGCGGGTTGTCTTAAACCCTATCAAAACAGAAATTTTAGAGGTGTTTTCACCTCTAAACTCATAAGAATCAACCATACACAAGCTCACTAACCATAGACTTGATTAGAAGTAAGGTAGGTATAAGATTGCACAAGAAATCATAAGTTTTATAAAAGTTAAGAAGATAATCTcctaaaacagaaagtttggacctcaaaatggtgatgttccaccttagtttaccatggtaaacttgtggatacactcctagaggtgttccaagcattgaaatgaaagaaaagatgaagaaaagtgaAGAAATTGCTTACTTTTGCACTTAGAATAATCTGCCTTTTTCTGAGGTTTGCAACTGATTTGAGAGAGATTTGAGAGTGTAGATGAATTAGGAAAGTGAAAATGAGTGATAAGGAGCTTGCTTATATAGTGATTGGTTAGGGTTTAGTGCTTAATGAAGATTAAAGATAATTGGGGAGTAAAAAGGTGGCCAATCCATGACCAAGAAACAATAATCTACGGATCAAGGGGTTTCATGGGCCGCGACAGATATGGCTTAGGGTATCGCGCCCCGTGGCGTCCCATTTTATCAGCCTCAAGTTTGATTTATTGCATTTTGGCCTCTGAACTTTGATATTCTTATTATTTTAAGCTATAACTTTCATTTTAGCAAATTTTCAGGTATGTAACATGTATGCAACCATAATTTGAGTGTCGTTAATGCATGTATAAGTATTTTCATGTATAAAGAGTATCGAAACACGTATTTAAACGACTGATTGTATGTATAACAAATATGTATAAAGAACGAATTTCATTATGGTCGGATTACAAAGTTGGAAAATGAAATACGATCACAATGAGGATACAAGTTTCAAAAAATAGAAATATAGATAAACTTCCTAAATAAGGAAAGTTCCAAAATGTGAAGCGTTACATGAATGATCTCACCAGTATTTTCTGCTGACAAAATGTCTTTAAACATCTTTCAGGTGATTACAGTATATCTGTATCATCTGCATGTTTGTTAAAGGGCATATTTCAATCCGGTAACATATGAATGTGTCAACTTTGTATGTTGTTTAAtcataactagtttttttacgtCGCGCGTTGaggcgaaaccgagcaaatgataatgtaaaacaaacatgatttgaaaataaaacatgttgtttagaaagccaaaccattagaacgatttaTTTATCATTGAACCGTTTTATGAtatcaaataaatactttattttgagtacaacttcgtttttaacaaaacttataacggaatgttgAGGGAAAAAATAAAGCACAAATACGtatttaagtttttagaaaaaagttataaacgtaaattattaaagaagtatcaaattatttgataaattaatatatgttctaaaaaagaaaaaaaatattaaaaatggtaaaggaaatatatgatttaaaaaaaagaaaaaaaattaaaaatatgttattaaaattaaatataataataaattattataatataattattataatatattaaataaaaaataataaaaaaaactatatattattttaaaaataaagttactattcattgTCCTTcgttaaatatatataatatatatatatatatatatatatataatagttgcattaatattatttttatttattaaaaatggACGACGAAGAAAGTGTTTGTGGGTCAAGAGTACCTCACCTGAcctgttttgacccattatgtaacaccccaaaaaggGTTAACATGAAATAAGTTTAAataattaaaagaattaacttAGTTAGTAAAAATGTTACAAAAGCTAGTTAAATGATGGAAAGTGTTTAATTAAAGAAATGCAAACTTTATGGGGGTTAaactaggggtgtgaatttctgacacgacccgaaaacccgacacgaacctaacacgaaatttgcgggtttaggtttagtctaaacggttTCGgatcagtttcaggttgaacccgcaaacccgtttaggttaacgggtcgggttcgggtcaacctggtcAGGTTGGCAGGTTAACCtgtttaacacatttatactatatGAGAAAGTGTACtgtacaatagggcttatcgtactatacgtacgcgatcatcccgACCGTTCGATCTGGTGCGGATCTGATGCGAATTCAATCTTCGATTGCTACAAAAAGGCAAATGAAATTGCATGGCTTGAAAATgcaatgaaatcgcatgtttgaaATCCCATGCAAATGAATcacatgtgaaaaaatggctagcatggggtaatgtgaaaaatgacatgGGGTGTATAGATGGACAATAttgcatgtggaagattgaatatcgcatgtgaaaaaatggctagcatagGGTAATGtgaaaatggcatggggtgtgtagaatcgcatgtggaagattgaatatcgcatgtgaaaaaatggctagcatggagtaatgtgaaaaatggcatggggtgtgtaaaatcgcatgtgaaaaaattgTTAgtatggggtaatgtgaaaaatggcatggggtgtgtagatggacaaaatcacatgtggaagattgaattcaCACAGTTCGTACAGTTCGCATGGAGATATGAAATCGCATGGGAGATGAAGATCTAACGGCTGGGgttatcgcgtacgtaatgtacgataagccctattgtacgttaactggcctctatactatattatattttttacaatatatttcaTGTTATAAATTGAATGGGGTTTGTATTTTATGCCAtgtttataacttaaaaagagaaatttacatagattttataatttaaatatgatattattatatacatttgtgtttttaagcaaattgtaattttaatatataaattttagaaaaaaaattaaaaattcggGTTATACGGGttgtgttcgggtcaacccataaaacttcgggtcgtgttcgggtttatatgtatgatacgattttcgggttcgggttcatgtaaaattttcgggttcgggttgggTTGAACCCGTCAACCCgcaaacacgacccgtttagaaCCCCTAGGTTAAACATGGGCAATGTTAAAATAAGAGTATTAGAAGGTGAAAACCCAAAAACACACACATTGTGTGTGTCTGGGATCGAACAAGGCAGGGGAAACAAGGGTGAAACCCTTGTTTACCAAATTCAATCAATTGGATAGGAGTTTAGAAGATAATCAACTGCATGAACTCAAATCTACACTCATCTAAACTCGATATTGAAGAGGTAAATCCAAATTTCTTGAAATCATGATTTGTAGGAAGTAGGTCATAACCCAATCTTGAGTTTATGCAAGTAATTGTGTAAAATGGAGTTAGGATTACTCTCAAGAACAAGAATCATGTTTGATTTTAGGTCAATTGAAAGATTTTAGTATAAACCCATTTGTCATGAAATTATATGAAAGTAGGATGATCAAAATTTGAAGTAATCATGTATAACCTTGAGTTCTTGATGGTTGATCTTGTTTGTGATACATGGACACTAAATTAATTGATTTAGAATAAAAGGATCATATATTCATATGAACTCGTTTGATTGTTGATGAATTTCAAAAAGAACTAGTTAAAATTATGTCCTAGGATAATTGTGTTTAGTGTCCTACTAATGCaaaacccgccaagtgttcgataaaatgcTTAAGAgaatatatatgtgaaattcgAAAAATTATGATAATGTTGTTTCATGGTAGAACATGAAAATAATGAAATAGTGTTCGGATGGACTAAATGATGGAATGAATATGTTAATGTAGGCGGGAAGGAAGAAAGTTCAAGTGCTAGGAATACGGAAATCACACAAGATCGAGGTAAGTGTATTTCGAACTTAACCTTGTTTGGTCTTTTAACATTTCTTGCATAAAAGCTTAAACAATAATTGTTTAGTGTGAATTTGAATTAAGTAGTTTAATCCGTAGTGAACGGGACCTTGACATGATTAtatatgaatggatgaacattaAAGTTGTCTCGTCATAAACGAGCCGAAGGAATGTTTAGTGATGCAAAAAGGaaagaaataaattaaaaatccatTATAAACGGGTGGAATGGGATGTATATAAAAGTAATGAAATGCACGTATTCGATTCATTATAAACGAATCGAATGGATGATTATGTAAGTTTACAAATGCCTGTTTAAACGGGTTAATGAATGGCATTGCGAGATGGTATGTTTCGACCCGATTCATCGGGTGAGAAAATGCATGAAGGAAGTGAAGGTTTGAGATGAATTAATTTGATTTATCATATTAGTAGTAACGTATTGACAAATTAAATTTTGTTCttgatgtaggtaaatcctcaatttaATCGGTTCGGCGACTTGGAACGAGCACACATATGAATCTCGCCTATATGCGCTTCCGCTGCCTTTGTACAATGTTTTTGGTTAAAAAGGCATTTTTGTTATAACTACTTTGTTTAGCAACTAGTCTTATGAAGTTTGAATTGTTAACTCTTTTAAACCTTTTCTAGATGTTGGTAAATATTTGAAAGTAAGGTCTTGGTCTTGTTAAGTCTTTCGAAAGTGTCAATAATGTGCTTGGAATGAAGTTTGTCAAACAGGGATTCGCTTAtgttacgaacgggtcatgcccgaatttttttaaataatggtTTATAATTAACTAAGTCAAAAAGTTAAAAGAATGGGGCGTTATACATTATTGAAATTTGTTTTGATGATTAGGTGGTGATGGCTTTAAGAGATAAGATAAAACGGCACTTGAAGCTTCCGCATGGATATGTTATGGAATACAAGCCACATGATGCTTCCCTG
It encodes:
- the LOC110907382 gene encoding eukaryotic translation initiation factor NCBP-like, which codes for MNSNLHSSKLDIEEAGRKKVQVLGIRKSHKIEVVMALRDKIKRHLKLPHGYVMEYKPHDASLRDNSSYRNTWLRG